In Penaeus monodon isolate SGIC_2016 chromosome 7, NSTDA_Pmon_1, whole genome shotgun sequence, the following are encoded in one genomic region:
- the LOC119575665 gene encoding glycine-rich cell wall structural protein 1.0-like: MSKFTSTICENAPKKVLPAAMRAMWAGLLAALSVAGADAILVLGSAAAAGTGVSLGLGGAAGGIASGLAAIGLLGALKLGLIALVGTKAAVFGKGGGCRGGGYGGKGCGGGCSGYRDGCGGGHHGGGGHGGGGYVAVYSVPAGGGGGYGGGGHGGGGGYGGSDSGGHGGGGGYGGGGSGGGYGGGGSGGGYGGGGSGGGHGGGHTGGGGDGGFGGGSSYASLDAGVGGGGGGSSYASLGGGGGGGHHGYRKRSVAQEGFPGSAQGRPSEDAYFRMVRAADATRCGQRLVCELASRAGLA; this comes from the exons ATGAGCAAATTTACAAGTACAATATGTGAAAACGCGCCCAAGAAA GTGCTCCCGGCTGCGATGCGGGCGATGTGGGCGGGGCTCTTGGCGGCGTTGTCCGTCGCCGGCGCCGACGCTATCCTGGTGCTGGGTAGCGCCGCGGCGGCGGGCACCGGCGTCTCGCTGGGGCTGGGCGGCGCAGCCGGCGGCATCGCGTCTGGCTTGGCGGCTATTGGCTTGCTAG GAGCGCTTAAGCTCGGTCTGATCGCGCTGGTGGGGACGAAGGCCGCCGTTTTCGGCAAGGGCGGCGGCTGCCGCGGCGGTGGCTATGGAGGAAAAGGCTGCGGAGGCGGCTGCAGTGGTTACAGGGACGGCTGCGGCGGAGGGCACCACGGCGGAGGAGGCCACGGCGGAG GTGGCTATGTAGCCGTCTATAGCGTCCCCgccggtggaggaggtggatatggAGGTGGAGGgcatgggggtggaggaggatatGGAGGCAGCGACTCTGGAGGGcacggaggtggaggaggatacgGAGGCGGTGGCTCTGGAGGAGGATACGGAGGCGGTGGCTCTGGAGGAGGATACGGAGGCGGTGGCTCTGGAGGTGGACATGGCGGAGGAcacacgggaggaggaggag ACGGAGGATTCGGCGGAGGCAGCAGCTACGCTTCGCTTGACGCCGGCGTCGGAGGCGGCGGGGGAGGAAGCAGCTACGCTTCCCTcggaggcggcggaggaggcgGCCATCACGGCTACAGGAAGCGCAGCGTGGCCCAGGAAGGCTTCCCGGGAAGCGCCCAG GGACGCCCCTCGGAGGACGCGTACTTCCGGATGGTGCGAGCCGCCGACGCCACGCGCTGCGGCCAGCGGCTGGTGTGCGAGCTGGCGTCCCGAGCGGGCCTGGCCTAA